In Porites lutea chromosome 7, jaPorLute2.1, whole genome shotgun sequence, a single window of DNA contains:
- the LOC140943291 gene encoding hapless 2-like yields the protein MYMFRFLLLLFCSRPTSGDLIAKSSITICENTGGADDPMSVVYEKACEKKLIVTMSVRSGQNGTEMLKTVSNVSKVYDEVEREPARLYNPFIITLAKTPVHLTYPYYYRGTVNNQPVEKVKISNNGALATGSRNLCDDMWGSDESTCGFDKDADGNAIWDSQGFCCWCSEQDKWRGSFGDETPFSRAGLACKVFTKAQAAAHCMKYDDLWYTVNELGRWEMEFGIHVKTYDQVTTKVGNITKPKWVPGGEIVIGPHVRMGRGKYGRLLASYIGEFQTHRQFPTLTEKYLLIPYVSAKIDPKTHPQVLGGPSDYMIIDKHEVNYKPTGPHECDKIGVTYTAFRNQQPAGCHQKKGSCLNNQPRTYFYEDTARRTLGMTPLHFPERYGKLVGVKNRPKGDDQEFMLTYEIDEVMTSLVTLQISADDIILIYNRASGKILKAYAQDFEALSKDGHLYVIVQNTGYVTADFSVVISECSGAIGKFREKVLSINPQKTHLFTFDIHAYDMKGGSHYCAVKLFDARHKMVDSANVTFTTSAPCVCAASCGCSCYESGFKCVERDDRDWDEEKPTDSGLDLTGAVDIWTKIKNYAKKIGKIFKFFTSPGGIASIVGILVGLGALKAFMGLRRKGAAVARFGMGGVKKGKHGKRDNTGQIIMVEYNEQGEEIDPVTKEVTKPRNKAKEFLFNLVFFLFLPLLLSFKLCKAIVKCCCRKKAASKEETEDKEEDEIQGPEVEIFKERDILKDGSPPGPSSQVSSEQNVTGVKRSHSSDSSRGSLVIKKSKHGSEDEGIMTENRRASTSRRISWARTEDKTPSQDNREASMQENEPSPPEDIKPLIDTVVYHQFYNTDAVASELESPGEQFSLAGKISCIPRPTGIQYRFDLLMALQICGNVKGQQVLLNTPRTLEPYLFSKLMTVQEIRERITLKPQAPCLNLK from the exons ATGTATATGTTTAGATTCCTTTTACTTTTATTCTGCTCTCGACCTACCAGTGGAGATTTGATCGCGAAAAGTAGCATCACTATTTGTGAAAATACAGGCGGCGCAGATGATCCGATGAGTGTTGTGTACGAAAAAGCATGTGAAAAGAAGCTTATCGTGACGATGTCAGTCCGCAGTGGGCAG AATGGTACAGAGATGCTGAAAACAGTGTCAAATGTGAGCAAAGTTTATGATGAAGTTGAAAGGGAGCCAGCTCGCCTCTACAATCCATTTATTATTACACTCGCCAAGACGCCTGTCCATCTAACATATCCTTATTACTACAGAGGG ACTGTAAACAACCAACCGGTAGAGAAAGTGAAAATCAGTAATAATGGTGCCCTTGCGACAGGGTCACGTAATCTCTGTGATGACATGTGGGGATCTGATGAATCTACATGTGGCTTTGACAAGGATGCAGATGGCAATGCAATATGGGATAGTCAG GGATTTTGCTGCTGGTGCAGTGAACAGGACAAATGGCGAGGCTCGTTTGGGGATGAAACTCCTTTCAGTCGAGCAGGGCTTGCCTGCAAAGTTTTCACTAAGGCCCAGGCCGCAGCTCACTGCATGAAATATGATGACCTGTG gtACACTGTAAATGAACTGGGAAGGTGGGAAATGGAATTTGGGATTCATGTGAAAACGTATGATCAAGTGACGACAAAGGTGGGAAATATAACCAAACCTAAGTGGGTCCCTGGTGGGGAGATTGTCATTGGACCTCATGTACGGATGGGAAGAGGCAAGTACGGTAGG CTTCTTGCAAGTTATATCGGCGAGTTCCAGACCCACaggcaatttccaaccttgacGGAAAAGTACCTTCTTATTCCATATGTCAGTGCTAAAATTGATCCCAAGACACACCCACAGGTGTTG GGAGGACCAAGCGATTACATGATAATCGACAAACACGAAGTGAACTACAAACCGACCGGCCCTCATGAGTGTGACAAGATTGGCGTTACTTACACGGCCTTTAGGAATCAACAACCTGCAGGCTGCCATCAGAAAAAGGGATC ATGTCTAAATAATCAGCCCAGAACATATTTTTATGAAGATACG GCTCGTCGCACCCTTGGAATGACCCCACTTCACTTTCCGGAGAGATATGGCAAGTTGGTTGGTGTTAAAAACCGTCCAAAGGGGGATGATCAGGAGTTCATGCTGACATATGAGATAGACGAGGTTATGACGAGTCTGGTGACACTTCAGATTAGTGCTGATGACATCATCCTCATTTACAACAG GGCTTCTGGTAAAATCCTGAAAGCTTATGCACAAGACTTTGAGGCTCTGTCGAAAGATGGTCACTTGTATGTTATTGTTCAAAATACTGGTTACGTCACCGCGGACTTCTCA GTGGTGATATCAGAATGCTCCGGCGCGATAGGAAAATTTCGCGAAAAGGTTTTGTCTATAAATCCTCAGAAAACTCACTTATTTACGTTTGATATCCATGCGTATGACATGAAAGGAGGCAGTCACTATTGTGCTG tAAAGCTGTTTGATGCTCGTCATAAAATGGTGGACAGCGCTAACGTCACCTTCACTACTTCAGCACCGTGTGTCTGTGCTGCAAGCTGCGGTTGTAGT tGTTACGAGAGCGGATTCAAATGCGTAGAACGAGACGACAGAGATTGGGACGAGGAAAAACCAACTGATAGCGGCCTGGACTTGACCGGCGCTGTTGACATCtggacaaaaattaaaaactatgCCAAAAAAATCGGCAAAATATTCAAGTTTTTCACTTCTCCTGGTGGTATTGCAAGCATTGTGGGAATACTGGTGGGTCTAGGTGCTCTCAAGGCCTTTATGGGCCTCAGGAGAAAGGGGGCCGCCGTGGCACGATTTGGAATGGGCGGGGTCAAGAAGGGAAAGCATGGGAAGAGAGATAACACTGGTCAGATTATCATGGTGGAGTATAATGAACAAGGAGAAGAAATTGATCCTGTGAC CAAAGAAGTTACTAAGCCACGGAACAAGGCCAAGGAGTTTCTCTTCAACTtggttttcttcctttttcttcctttgttgCTGTCATTTAAACTCTGCAAGGCGATTGTCAAATGCTGCTGTAGAAAAAAGGCAGCATCGAAAGAGGAAACAGAAGACAAGGAGGAAGACGAAATACAAGGCCCAGAGGTAGAGATTTTTAAGGAGAGGGATATCCTGAAAGATGGGAGTCCACCCGGCCCAAGCAGCCAAGTCAGCAGTGAACAAAACGTGACAGGAGTCAAGAGAAGTCATAGTAGTGACAGTAGCAGGGGTAGTTTAGTCATAAAGAAAAGCAAACATGGAAGTGAAGATGAGGGTATCATGACTGAAAATAGACGAGCTTCAACGAGTAGGCGAATTAGTTGGGCGAGGACGGAGGACAAAACACCATCGCAAGACAACAGAGAGGCGTCTATGCAGGAGAATGAGCCATCG CCACCAGAAGACATTAAACCGCTGATTGACACAGTAGTTTATCATCAGTTTTACAACACAGATGCTGTAGCTAGTGAACTCgag AGCCCTGGGGAGCAGTTTAGCTTAGCTGGTAAAATATCCTGTATACCACGTCCTACAGGCATTCAATATCGATTTGATCTGCTGATGGCCTTACAG atttgtGGTAATGTGAAAGGACAGCAAGTGTTACTGAACACACCGAGAACACTTGAACCTTATCTATTCTCCAAACTGATGACAGTGCAAGAAATACGAGAACGAATTACTTTAAAACCACAAGCGCCTTGCCTAAACCTCAAATAA